The sequence CCGGCGCCTGCGCACCACGGTCCGCCTGCGCGTGCTCGGCATGACCGACGAGAGCCGGCTCGGCAGGCAGAGCTGGGTCGTCCGGCTGCGCTGCACGCCCGACGCGGCGGAACAACTGGCCGGCGCCCTGGCCCGGCGCCCCGACACCTCGTACATCGGGCTGTTCTCGGGCGGTACCGAGCTGATGTGTGCGATGAAGCCGCGATCGAGTCAGGAACGGGACGAGCTGCTCTTCGACCGGCTGCCGCGCACCCCGCGTGTCATCTCGGTCAGCGCGCACTGCCTGCTGCACTCCTTCTACGGCGGTCCGCTCGGCTGGCTCAACAAGATGCGGGCCCTCGATCCCGAGGAGGAGGCCGCCCTGACCCCGTCGCCCGTCAGCACATCCACCGTTCCCGTCACCCTGGACGCCGAGGACGAGGCGCTGCTCGCCGTGCTCCGGCGCGACGGCCGGACCCCCCTCACCGAACTCCAGACGCGCACCGGGCAGACGGAGTCGGTCGTCAAACGGCGTCTGGACCGGCTGCGCTCCTGCGGGGTCCTCTACTTCGACGTACAGAACGACCGAGCGTCCCTGGGGCAGGCCACCGACGCGATGCTCTGGCTCACGGTGGCCCCCTCCGCCCTCGACACGGTCGGGCGCGCTCTCGCGGGGCATCCCGAGGTCGGCTTCGCCGCCGCCGTCACCGGCCAGGCAAACATCGTCGCCGCCGTCCTCTGCCGCGACACCGGCGCCCTCTACACGTACCTGAGTGAGCGGATCGGGGGCCTCGACGGGGTCCAGGCGGTGGAGACCGTCCTCACTCTGCGGCAGGTCAAACAGCTCACCTACGAACCCGGCCGCTGACAGCCTCCTGCGCCGGGGGCGGACACGACCGAGCCCGGCCCCCCTGACATCGGGGCCGGGCTCGGCGGCGTACGGCCGCGGTGACTTCGGACGGGACCGAAGCGGCTACGGGCGGAAGCGCAGCACCTGCGGGTCGTGGTCGCTGATCTGGTCGGAGAACTCCGAGTTGATGTGCACGCTGTCGTAGGCGAAGCCGCCGCCCTTGCGGATCGACGGGCTGATCAGGATCTGGTCGAGGACCTGGCTGTTGCCCTGGTAGTCGTAGCTGTAACGCTCGCTCCTCGGCAGGGACTTGACGGCCGACCAGAGGGCGCCGTCGGCCTCCAGGAGCTTCGTCGTCGTCGAGAACTCGAAGTCGTTGATGTCGCCGAGCGTGACGACGTCCGCGTTCCGCTGCTTCGCCAGGATGTCCTTGACGAAGGCGTTCACCGCGCTCGCCTGGAGGTGGCGCTGCGTCTCCGAGCCGCGCGCCGGCGGCTGGAACTGCGAGTGCAGCGACTGGTCGCCGCCCTTCGACGCGAAGTGGTTCGCGATCACGAAGACCGACTCGCCGCGGAAGGCGAACTCGCCCGCGAGCGGCTTGCGGCTGTTCGTCCAGGCCGCGTTCGCCGGGTCGATACGGCCGGGGGAGGCCGTCAGTCGCGCCTTGCCGTGCACCTTCGTGACACCGACGGCGGTGGTGGCGTCGCCGCCCGCGCGGTCGACGAAGGAGACGCGGGCCGGGTTGTAGAGGAACGCCTGCCGGATGTTGCCGCCCGGCTCACCGCCGTCCGCGAGGTCCACCGGGTCGATGGACCGCCACTCGTAGGCGGGCCCGCCGGCGGCGACGATCGCGTCGGTCAGCTTCTTCATCGTCAGGTCGGCGGCGACCGTACCGTCGTTCGTCGCGCCGTTGTCGTCCTGGATCTCCTCCAGGGACACGATGTCGGGCGACTGCAGGTGGTCCACGATCGCTGCCGCGTGGGCGGCGAACGTACCGTCCGACGGGTCCAGGTTCTCGACGTTGTACGTGGCGACCGCCAGCTCGGAACGCGTCTGCGCGCGGGTCGTCTCGCGCTCCAGGCCGCCGGCCTCGACCGTGCCGATGGTGCGGGCGGTCAGCGTGTAGCCGCCGAACTGGTTGTAGTCGAGCGGGCCCTCGGTGGTGCCCTTCAGGGTGTCGCCGACGTTCGCCGTCGGGAACGGCTGGGTGGCGGTCGGTATCAGCGACTGGATCTGCAGCCGGCCGGTGTTCTGCGAGGAGTACGCGCCGTAGACGGTGCCGCCGCGCCGGTTCGGGTTCTCGTGCGGCTCGACCGTCACCCACAGCTCGGAGAACGGGTCGGTCGCGGTGACCACGCGCGACGAGCCGATCGCGACGTTCATGCCCTCAAGGGACTCGTAGTAGTCCAGGGCGTACTTCTTCGGCCGCAGGGTGAGCCCGTTGACCGAGCCGCCCGCCGCCGTGTCGCTCTCGGGCGCGTACGCGGCGGGCACGGAACGGCTGTTGACTACGGAGGCGGCGGGCAGCGCGTTGCCGCTCGACACCACCGTCACCGTCGGCCGGGTGATCTCGGTGACCGACTGGTTGCCGGTCGAGGCACCGCCCGGGACGAACTCCGTGACCGTGCCCGAGACGGTGACCGAGTCCCCGGCGGCGACCTTCGGCGTGGAGCTGGTGAAGACGAAGACGCCCTCACTGGTGGCCGGGTCGTCGTCCGCGGACGGGCCCTGGATCCAGAAACCGCGGGACGAACCATAGGTGCGTACGCCCGTGACGACACCGGCCACGTCCGTGACCTGCTGACCCGCGAGCGGGGACGTCCGGGTGGAGCCCTGGATGTCGTGGACGGCCACGGCATCGGCGTGGGCGGGCGTGGTGAGGACCACCGAGGAGACCGTGGAACAGACGGCGGCGACGGTGAGCGCGGCGATACGTGCGGAAGACTTGCTCGGCAACGAAATCCCTCCGGGGACGTGCGTGGGCGCCGGGACGAGGGTGGGGCAGGGGTGGGACGAGATGGGGAACAAGGGTGGGGCTGGGTGTGGCACGAGGGTGGGACGAGATGGGGAACAAGGGTGGAACGAGGGTGCGGCGCGAGTGAGATCTACGCGCGTCAATCTCGTGTCTGGCCACGGCACTTGTCAAGGTTTCCTGGCTTAACACTTCTGACAGGTTCATGAACCGGGCGGCATGGGCCCAAATCCGTCTAGGCTGAGGTTGCATTTCCGGGGCGGCGAGCTGGAGAGCGTTCTTCCGGTCGGCCCCGGGGCGCCGCGTTGTGCGTCCAGACGGGCGCCGAGAAGTACGTCCGACTGTTCGTCCTAGGAGAACCAGCCGATGTCAGACAGCTCCCCCCTGCCGCCGGTGCGTCTGCACTCCGAAGCGGAGCTCGCACGGGACGCGCTCGCCACGCCGCTCCTGTCGCGTGCCGTGCGGCTCGCCCGCTGGGCCGGTCCGGACACCCGGGTCGGCGCCGGAGGCGAACTCGTCGAGGAACAGCTCGCGGCCGCCGCCGCGGAACTGGGGCTCGACGGCGAGGACGCCGCCGCGTACGCCAGTGAGGCCTGGCGGGTGGCCGTGGACACCGGACTCGTCGCGGTCGTGGACGAGGAGGAGGGCACGGTCGCGGCCGGCGCC is a genomic window of Streptomyces sp. NBC_00414 containing:
- a CDS encoding Lrp/AsnC family transcriptional regulator, with the protein product MESRTTDPLDPLDLKLLQALQLDGRAPFSRLAEVLGVSDQTVARRYRRLRTTVRLRVLGMTDESRLGRQSWVVRLRCTPDAAEQLAGALARRPDTSYIGLFSGGTELMCAMKPRSSQERDELLFDRLPRTPRVISVSAHCLLHSFYGGPLGWLNKMRALDPEEEAALTPSPVSTSTVPVTLDAEDEALLAVLRRDGRTPLTELQTRTGQTESVVKRRLDRLRSCGVLYFDVQNDRASLGQATDAMLWLTVAPSALDTVGRALAGHPEVGFAAAVTGQANIVAAVLCRDTGALYTYLSERIGGLDGVQAVETVLTLRQVKQLTYEPGR
- a CDS encoding endonuclease/exonuclease/phosphatase family protein, giving the protein MPSKSSARIAALTVAAVCSTVSSVVLTTPAHADAVAVHDIQGSTRTSPLAGQQVTDVAGVVTGVRTYGSSRGFWIQGPSADDDPATSEGVFVFTSSTPKVAAGDSVTVSGTVTEFVPGGASTGNQSVTEITRPTVTVVSSGNALPAASVVNSRSVPAAYAPESDTAAGGSVNGLTLRPKKYALDYYESLEGMNVAIGSSRVVTATDPFSELWVTVEPHENPNRRGGTVYGAYSSQNTGRLQIQSLIPTATQPFPTANVGDTLKGTTEGPLDYNQFGGYTLTARTIGTVEAGGLERETTRAQTRSELAVATYNVENLDPSDGTFAAHAAAIVDHLQSPDIVSLEEIQDDNGATNDGTVAADLTMKKLTDAIVAAGGPAYEWRSIDPVDLADGGEPGGNIRQAFLYNPARVSFVDRAGGDATTAVGVTKVHGKARLTASPGRIDPANAAWTNSRKPLAGEFAFRGESVFVIANHFASKGGDQSLHSQFQPPARGSETQRHLQASAVNAFVKDILAKQRNADVVTLGDINDFEFSTTTKLLEADGALWSAVKSLPRSERYSYDYQGNSQVLDQILISPSIRKGGGFAYDSVHINSEFSDQISDHDPQVLRFRP